One genomic window of Solanum dulcamara chromosome 10, daSolDulc1.2, whole genome shotgun sequence includes the following:
- the LOC129904937 gene encoding mannan endo-1,4-beta-mannosidase 1 gives MSYTRRSCISGLFLLFLALACEANSGFIGVKDSHFEINGSPFLFNGFNSYWLMHVAAEPSERYKVTEVLKDASAAGLSVCRTWAFSDGGDRALQISPGVYDERVFQGLDFVISEAKKYGVRLILSFVNQWNDFGGKAEYVWWARNAGAQISNDDEFYTHPMLKKYFKNHIEKVVTRLNSITRVAYRDDPTIMAWELMNEPRDQADYSGKTVNAWVQEMANFVKSLDNKHLLEVGMEGFYGDSIPERKSVNPGYQVGTDFISNHLINEIDFATIHAYTDQWVSGQSDDAQLVWMEKWITRHWEDARSILKKPLVLAEFGKSSRGQGSRDIFMSSVYRNVYNLAKEGGTMAGSLVWQLMAHGMENYDDGYCIVLGQNPSTTQIISDQAHVMTALAHSFN, from the exons ATGTCTTATACAAGAAGGAGTTGCATTTCTGGGCTCTTTCTCTTGTTCTTAGCTCTGGCATGTGAAGCGAATTCCGGGTTTATAGGAGTTAAGGATTCCCATTTTGAAATCAATGGATCCCCTTTTCTATTCAATGGTTTCAACTCTTATTGGTTGATGCATGTTGCTGCTGAGCCTTCTGAAAGGTACAAAGTCACTGAGGTTCTTAAAGATGCTTCTGCTGCTGGTCTTTCTGTTTGTCGTACGTGGGCTTTCAGTGATGGAGGTGATAGAGCATTACAAATATCACCCGGTGTTTATGATGAACGTGTTTTTCAG GGTTTGGACTTTGTGATCTCTGAAGCTAAGAAATATGGTGTTCGATTAATATTGAGCTTTGTAAATCAATGGAACGACTTTGGAGGAAAAGCTGAATATGTTTGGTGGGCACGAAATGCAGGAGCTCAGATTAGTAACGACGACGAGTTCTATACTCATCCTATGCTCAAAAAGTACTTCAAGAACCACATTGAG AAAGTTGTTACAAGATTGAATAGCATTACTAGAGTTGCTTACAGAGATGATCCAACAATTATGGCATGGGAACTTATGAATGAGCCACGGGACCAAGCTGACTATTCAGGAAAAACTGTTAAT GCTTGGGTTCAAGAAATGGCAAATTTTGTGAAGTCACTAGACAACAAACACTTGTTGGAGGTTGGAATGGAGGGATTTTATGGTGACTCAATTCCTGAAAGGAAGTCTGTTAATCCTGGTTATCAAGTTGGAACAGATTTCATAAGTAACCATCTTATCAATGAGATTGATTTTGCCACTATTCATGCATACACTGACCAATG ggtctCTGGACAAAGCGATGATGCACAATTGGTGTGGATGGAAAAGTGGATAACAAGGCATTGGGAAGATGCAAGAAGCATATTAAAGAAACCTCTAGTGCTTGCTGAATTTGGAAAGTCTAGTAGAGGTCAAGGATCAAGAGACATATTCATGAGTAGTGTATATAGAAATGTGTACAATTTGGCAAAAGAAGGTGGAACCATGGCAGGAAGCTTAGTATGGCAACTCATGGCACATGGGATGGAGAATTATGATGATGGTTATTGTATTGTTTTGGGACAAAACCCTTCAACTACACAAATAATTTCAGACCAAGCTCATGTTATGACGGCTTTGGCTCATTCTTTCAATTGA
- the LOC129871182 gene encoding gibberellin 20 oxidase 3-like, translating to MAHGIEEEHVETLSMDVNNKMQVKNFIWSKVEWPTLKHDDFGDVEDDIPVISLNNRIRDNDDQQVYDNLCQVMVKASENWGFFKLVDHGVPSEIVENYTTRLHELFDLPMEQKLKGGKTSSLPLGYFASNPEYGQNLPWAEVLQLLQSPEMVVEFSKKVYGDLYHMFSKAMVDYMKEMDKLGMVIFEMLAHGLGLEDDYFVKNFEEKEATFFRISRYPPCPLPEKIVGIGIHSDPQTLTILHQDQVGGLQVLKDDKQWVGVRPLPNSFVINIGDTLEAWTNGRLKSVIHRAVVNKEKQRLSIAYFMSPTSNATIECPPQLIHPISNPRKYVPFTWAELRHLLLTAKRVRGKAVALNKFLIFN from the exons ATGGCACATGGAATTGAAGAAGAGCATGTTGAGACACTTTCAATGGATGTAAACAACAAAATGCAAGTTAAAAACTTCATATGGTCTAAGGTAGAATGGCCTACACTAAAACACGATGATTTCGGAGACGTTGAAGACGATATTCCAGTGATTAGTCTTAACAATCGTATTCGTGACAACGATGATCAACAAGTTTATGACAATCTATGCCAAGTTATGGTGAAAGCAAGTGAAAATTGGGGATTTTTTAAGCTTGTTGATCATGGTGTGCCTAGTGAAATTGTTGAAAATTATACTACTCGATTGCATGAACTTTTTGATCTTCCAATGGAACAAAAGCTTAAAGGTGGCAAGACATCAAGTTTACCATTGGGATATTTTGCCTCAAATCCTGAGTATGGACAAAATTTGCCTTGGGCTGAAGTCTTACAGCTGCTTCAATCGCCAGAAATGGTTGTCGAATTCTCGAAAAAGGTATATGGTGATCTATACCACATGTTTAG CAAAGCAATGGTAGATTACATGAAAGAaatggacaagctaggaatggTTATATTTGAGATGTTGGCTCATGGATTAGGCCTTGAAGATGACTACTTTGtaaaaaattttgaagaaaaagagGCAACTTTTTTTAGGATAAGTAGATATCCTCCTTGTCCCCTCCCAGAGAAGATTGTTGGAATAGGGATCCATTCAGACCCACAAACTTTAACCATATTGCATCAAGATCAAGTTGGTGGCCTTCAAGTACTCAAGGATGATAAACAATGGGTTGGAGTTAGACCTCTTCCAAATTCATTTGTCATCAATATTGGTGACACCCTTGAG GCTTGGACAAATGGAAGGTTAAAGAGTGTTATACACAGGGCAGTGGTGAATAAGGAGAAACAAAGGCTATCAATAGCTTATTTTATGAGTCCAACAAGTAATGCAACTATTGAATGCCCTCCTCAACTAATTCATCCAATTtctaatccaagaaaatatgtaCCTTTTACATGGGCTGAATTGAGGCACCTTCTTTTGACTGCCAAGAGGGTTAGGGGCAAAGCTGTTGCCCTcaataaatttcttatttttaattga